The DNA window CAACGCCCCTGCGTACCTTCAGCTTGCGAATATCTGGATGATTCTGAACGTTGGAGGCGGGCCGACCCCGGATAAGCCAACGGTAACGCTCAGCGTCCCCGACCCGAATCACATCAACAGCTTTATGAATTTCCGCGTCGCGGATATTCAAGCGTGCTATGAATTATGGAAAAGTCGAGGAGCCGAGTTCATCACGGAACCGATACCCAAGTACGGCGAGATACGCTGCTACATCCGCGATCCTGACGGATATATTATCGAGGTCGGACAGAGCACGGATCTTAAGTACGGTTAATTCGGCCCGGATGGGATGCGGGTTTAAACGCTTACGGAGACCGAGTGACGGGTTTTGGCCCAATTCGAACCGTTTAACGAGTTCTGGCCTCTGTGTCTACGGCAGGCGAGTGGCCGGGCAATTCCTGGAGCTGCTACAGTCGCTGATTGCGGATGCGCGTTCCTCGCGTTGAGAGCTATTTCTTCTTGCTTGTCCCGCCGCCCTGCTTTGTGCCCGTGCCTTCCCAAGCGGTGTTCCAGGTGGCGCCCCCGTCGGTGGAGAACTCGTATTTCATGTTGTGGGAGGTTGGAGAAGTTTCGGTCAGCGTGAATCGTCCGTTGATCTTCTGTCCGCCAATCTCGATCTTTGTCCAGGTCCAAGTCTTGTCATTGACCGTGCCAATCGAGTGACCTGCTTCGCCCATGCTGTTGAATTCGTCATAGGTGTATTTCTTCTTGTTGGCGTCGTAGCCGGAGTAGGCCACGCCATTGCCGGTCATTCCTGTGCCTTCCTTGAATGTGCTCTTGGTGATGAGGAAAAATCCGCCCAGTCCCCAGGCGTTCTCCTCGCTGACGGTGAATTTGCCTCCCGGGCCCCAGGGACCGGGAGCGCTGGTTCCGGTAATGCTCCACGAACCCTCAAAAAACTTCAGCCGCTGCAGTTCAGGCGCAGGCTTGGGAGGTGCCGGCGGATTCTGGGCCGCAGCCATCGAAATCAACAGCAACGCAGCAAATGCCGCACACACTAGTCGTTTCATTTTCTCTTTTTCCTCCTGAGGGAAGTCAGGCGCACATCATAGAGAATCTCGCCCGCGATAATGCCTGTTCACAACAGTTTCGTGCGATGCGACGTGCTCGCGTCCCAAGACGGGAACGACTGCAAAACAGTTTACGCGCGTGCCGCACCCTTCCAGATCACGCTAATCAGAAGACCCGCGTTGCTCAAGTTGAGATACGACTTCATCAGCGTCTTGTTTCCGAAAGACACAAAATGCTGAAAGGAAAATGTGGACGAAACGCACCTGATGATCACGTGTGAACTTGTCGAGACGTACCTCTGGCGCGCTTACCTCTGAAACTTGGTAGTAGTCTCGGCAGGTAAGATAAAACTTGCCAGCGCGACGGCTCTGAAATCGCAGAAGCGCCTCGCACACGCGTTACGTTTCAGAACCTTCCCTGCGGTCGCGGAGGGGAAGCGCCTATTTCGAGCCCGGGCGATCCCGTTCTTCCTTCAGCTTCACAAACCACAGGTAAATTTCGTCGACTTTCGCGATGTCGTCCGCGAGCAGACGCGGGTCGGAGTAGGCGTGAACGTCCTTTCCACTGTGTCGCTGCTTGAGCGCATCAATAATCTGAAACAACTCCTGCACCTTGGCGTGCATGACCCGAAGATCGGCGACGATGCGGACTTCCTCGATCGTGAGACTGGGTGCGGTGGGCGGCGATGGCTTCAACAGGCGCGGGGGCATGGACGGAATTATACCGAGCACCGCAACGCGCACGAAGAACATTCCCGCTATAGCAAATGGAAAAGCCATCGGTCAAACCGATGGCTGCGGGCCGGAATTTGCGGCTGCCACTATCCCTGCACGTTGATCTTCGAGAACGACAGCACCGCGCGCCCGCTGGTTGGCTGGCCGAATGCGGTGGCCGGACGAAACGTAGTGAAGATCAGCATGTTCTCCAGTTGCGGCTTGATCTGGTCCGCTTCCTTCGGAGATGAAAGAATGCGGTAGTCCTGCACGCGCCCGTTGGCGTCGATGTAAGCCTCAACCACGATGGCGTCGGCATTGATGTGCTCCATGCCGGCCGAGAACGGGGATTGCGCCAGCACCGGCGGCGTGTAGAGCATGGTGGGCACATCGTTGTTGGCTTGCACGGGAAGCGCGAACAACCCGATCAGCAGGCCGAAGAACACAACCGCGCTCAGCACGCCTGCGGTGGCCGGCACCATGGAGGCATGCAGTGCGTTCTCCAGTCGTACTTGCAGGCCGGTGAAGGAACGGGCGCGTGCGCGCGCCGCTTCCTGCGAGAGTGCGACGCGCAGCTTGAGGGCAAGGTCCGGGGGCGCCTGGCGACGTTCCAGCGAACTCACCGCCCGCTGCGTCGCGCCGAGCAGCACGTAGTCCTGATTGCAAGCCTCGCATTGCGCGAGGTGATTGCCGAGGTCCCGCATCTGGTGGCCGGTCAGCACGCCATCCAAATACGGCGAGAACAGCGACCTGGCCTGCGAGCATTTCATGACGTAACCTCTACCTTCTGGCCGGCACCCGACCTGAAGCGACCCAATTCCACATGGCGGCCGCTGAGATGGGATTCCAGGCGCTTTTTGAGCGCTTCGCGCCCGCGGGTAATCCGCGACTTCACGGTTCCGAGCGACGTCTCCATGACTTCCGCAATTTCTTCGTAGGAAAGTTCCTCGATCTCGCGCAAAACGATAGTGGTGCGGAAAGGCTCGTCAATGTTGCGCAGCTCCCGTTCCACCATCACCTTGAGCTCCTGCTGGACAAAACTTTCCAGCGGTGAATGGTTGCCATCCACCAGCTGGTTTGCCAGTGCCGGCCGGTTTTCACCGTCGGCCCTGGTTTCGGGCTCAATCGACATCTCACGCGCCTTGTGCCGGAACCACCAGCGCTTCCGGTTCGACGCCTCGTGCACCGCGATCCGATACACCCAGGTTTTCAGGCTCGAAGAACCGTTAAAGCGTTTCATTCCGCGGAACACTTTCAAAAAAACTTCCTGGGTGGTGTCGGCCGCGTCGGCAGGATCGGAGACGATACGGTAGACGAGGCTATAGATAGGTTGCTGGAACTGGTCGATCAGCCAGGCGTATGCATCCTCGGAGCCGGCCTTCAGTTCGGCGACGATGGTCGCCTCTTCCGAGGGAATCCCGAGCGCGCCTGCAAAGTTGCCCAAGGTGGTTGCTCCCGCCATAGCTCTCATGGCGTCACCCCCACATTAGCATCATCTTTGACCAACAACAACATACGGAGGTACCAGCCCGTCGCTCGTACCGCTATGCCCTACAGCTACTTAGACTCCGCATGGGACGAATAAGTTCCCACACGAAACTCCGGCAGCGGGACGGACGCGTAGAATTATCCGGTGGCTATCAATGCCCGGTTTTTCGGCCCATAGACAACCAACAAACCAAAGCACTTGTCAGCACATCACAACTGGATTGCAGTTCCAGAGCATGTCTATGAGAAAGATCATTGTTCTCCTGCTAGCGATTTCCATGGCTGCGGCCGCGGCGGCACAGTCCAGTTCTCCCCCGCCGCGATACCCTTCGCGTCCGCCTGTGCAGGGGCCGCCCGCCGGCACGCCAGCCACCAACACAGCCGACGTTGCGAATCTGGCGAAGTTGGATCAGGTGATCGAGAGCGCTCGCGTTGACTTGGCCCGTCTGCGAGTGGACAAGTGGAAAACGGACGCCGCCACGAAGCGCCAGGCGGAGGCGAATGCCGATTCCATCCAGCGCAACATGACCACCGCGCTGCCGGGTATCGTGCAACAGGTCCGCGCCAATCCGGGCAGCGTGGGAGCGACGTTCAAGTTGTATCGCAACCTGAATGCGCTCTACGACGTGATGTCGTCGCTCACCGAATCGGTGGGAGCATTCGGTTCGAAGGATGACTACCAGGCGCTGGGGACCGATACTGCGAACCTCGATACGTTTCGCCGCGCCCTTGCCGACCAGGTAGAAATGATGGCGACGGCACGAGACACCGAGGTGGCGCAATTACAGGCGCGCGCGCGCCAAGCAGCCGCGACCGCCGCGGCGACGCCGTCCAAGAAGGTTGTCATCGATGATAATGAGCCGGAGAAAAAGCCGGCCAAGAAGACGACCAAGAAAAAGACAACAACCGCGAGCGATGGGTCGCAGAACCCTCCCCGATAGAGCAAGAGTGCGAGGCGTTTGACTCGCGTGCTTTCACTGCGCGAAAATGAAGAGTCCCGCAAGCGGGATCTTTCCTCGAGTGGGCCTGTGGCGCAGCTGGGAGCGCGCTTCCATGGCATGGAAGAGGTCGTCGGTTCGAGCCCGACCAGGTCCACCAGATCTCCTAATCCACGGCTGCCAACGATACCGAATCGGAATTGCCGGTAACCGCATCTTTGTTACTACAGACTGCCTGGAACGCAACAATCTGGTTCCAGAGTGCGTCTTAATAGTGTGTAGTGTGAAGTGCCCAGGGCGCCCAGCATGGCCCACACGAAACGAATCCGCCGCACTCCGGCGGTTGTGATATTGGTCTGGACGCTGACGCTCGTAATGAGCGCAGAAGGAGGCGCCGCGCCCAGCCAATGGCGCGTTCACACCGGCGCCGTTGCGCGTGCTGAAGCTCCGCAAAACATTCTGCATTCCCTGATCGCCTCCGGCCGGCTGGACGATCTGCGCTGGCCCGACTTCTCCGACTACCGAAGCGAAGTGACCAAGCTCTATGCGGGCTCTCATTTCGCCCCGATTTGGCTGCGCGATGGAAAGCCCACGGCGCAGGCGTTGCAGATGATCGCCGTCTTGCAGGAGGCGGATGGCGAAGCGCTGCGCGCCGAAGACTACGACTCCTACCGCTGGCTGGAGCGGCTGGCATACCTGCAACGTCCGCATTCGACCGCTGATGAAATGCGTTTCGACGTGGCGTTAACGGTGTGCGCGATGCGCTATGTGTCGGACCTGCGGGTGGGAAGGATCAGCGCGCCCAGCTTCCGGGTAAGGTTCACCGACGCCAGCAGAGAACAGGAGCTGCACCTCTTCGTTCGGCTGCGGTTGGCGGAAGCAAACGACGTGGGAGCTGAATTGGCGCGCATCGAGCCGCGCTTTGTCGCCTACGGCAAGCTGCGCGATGGGCTGGCAAAGTACACGCGGCTGGCGGCCAAGGACGACGGCGAGCAGTTGCCGGTGCCGCAAGGCATGGGATATCCAGGGCCGCCCTACCCCGGTTACGCTCGGCTGGTGCGGTTGCTTCGCCTGGTGGGAGACCTGCCGGAGAGCTATTCGACCGAAACCGGCCGGGAGCAGGTGTACGACGCCACCTTGATGCAGGCCGTGCGCCGGTTCCAGAAACGGCATGGATTGCAGGCCACCGGCTATCTCGACGACGCCACCATCCGGGAGCTGAACGTGCCGCTCAGCTACCGGGTCGAGCAGATACGACTGGCGCTGGAACGGTTTCGGTGGATGCATTACGACTTCCGGCGTCCCGCCATCGTGGTGAATATCCCGGAGTTTCGCCTGTATGCTTTCGACAAGGACGGCAAGGCCGCCTTGCAGATGAAAGTGGACGTCGGTGACGAGTTCAACGGGCGCACGCCGGAAATGGACGCGACCTTGAGCTCGGTGGTCTTCCGTCCCTATTGGTACGTGCCGCCGCACATCGCCAGCGAGGAATGGGTGCCGTTCCTGGCGACCCACCGCAATTTCCTGGCGAGTAACGATTATGAAGTTTGGACCTCCGGCGGTAAACGAGTGTCCTCCGAGGTGACCGAAACCTCGCTGGCCGAGATGCGAGCCGGGCGGCTGCGGATCCGGCAGCGCCCGGGTGATCACAATCCCATGGGCGCCGTGAAGTTTGTGCTTCCCAATCCGCACGGCGTTTATCTGCACGATATTCCGCTGCGCGACGTGAACTTTATTGTGCCGGAACGGCTTGTCAGTCACGGCTGCGTTCACGTGGAGCACCCCGCCGAATTGGCTGCCTGGGTGCTGCGCGACCAGCCGGGCTGGTCGGTGAAGCGGGTGCAGACGGCGATGCAGGGGCACGGCGAGCTGGCGGTGAAGGTGGCCCATCCCTTGCCGGTGCTGATTGTCTATGCCACCGCCACAGCCTCGGAAAACGGCGACATTTACTTCTTCCGCGATATCTATGGCTACGATGCCAGCCTGAAAGAAGCTCTGGCCAGGAGCTACCCTGCCGCGAGTTCCCAGAATCTAAAGTGATCGGTAGAAAGTAATGAAGGGTAGGTAAGATCCTGGTTGTATACTCCGGGCCTAGTGATCCCCAAGAGAAGGTTTTTACCGCTGCTGCTGGCAGCGGCGCCGATCATGCTCGCCTGGGCTGCGCCCACCGTCGACCAAGTCAAGGTCGATCGCGTTCTGGTGCTCAAGAAAGAACACAAGCTGCTGTTGTTGAGTGGAACGCGCGTCGTGCGTAGCTACCGGGTGGCGCTGGGACGCGGCGGGATTGCTCCCAAACGGCAGCGGGGAGACGGCAGGACGCCGGAGGGACTGTACACGATCGACTGGCGCAATCGGGCCAGCAAGTATCATCGCGCGCTGCACATCTCGTATCCGCAGCGGTGGGATGCGGAACGGGCGCAAAGGCTGGGAGTGAATCCCGGCGGCGACATCGAAATCCATGGACTCGGCGACGAGTATGACTGGATCGGTGCGGACCATCGGCGTACCGATTGGACCGAGGGCTGCATTGCCGTGACCAATTCTGAAATCGACGAAATCTGGAAATTGGTTCCGGACGGAACACCGGTAGAAGTACGCCGCTCGGGTGGACATGCCGCCACGCTGCAACGCGTCGCCAGGCACTGACCAAATCGGGAACTCCTCAGGGTCATCTCAGGTAACAAATCTGCGCCCGGCAGCCGGCGGCGGGTGGAGCATGGTGGCAGCGAAGCTGCGGGAGGTAAATCATGCCCTGCCCGAAACTGAAGGACTTCCTCGACCGGAACGAAATCAAGTACGAACTCATTCATCACCCCACCACTTATACCGCGCAACTAACGGCGGTCTCCTCGCACCTCAGGCCGGAGGAACTGGCGAAGGTGGTCATGGTGAACCGCGACGGCAAGCTGGCGATGGTGGTGGTGAGCGCGTCGCGGCGCGTGGACATCACGGCGCTGCACACCGGCAGCGCTGCGTCGTCACTGCGTCTGGCCAGCGAACTGGAATTTAAGCAGCGTTTTCCGGACTGCGATGCCGGAGCCATGCCGCCCTTCGGCAATCTTTACGGGATGGATGTATTCGTGGACGAAGGCGTGGCCCGCCAGGCGAGCATCGCTTTCAACGCGGGCTCGCATGAGGAGGTGATACGCCTGGCGTACGAGGACTTCGAGCGCCTAGTGAAACCGAAGGTGCTGAAGTTCTCCACCGCGGCGGAGCGTGCGCCGCGGCTCAGAATAGACGACCGGGTCTGGTAGGCAAACAAAGTTCAGTTTCAGCAATTGCGGGCCGAGGTGTGTCCGGGCTACGAGCGCTTTTCGTACTTGCAGGCAAACTCGCCCTTTTTATCCGGCCGCCGAGGATGGTTGGCGACGCGCACGATACGGGCGGGGACGAAAACGTTAGCGCCACCTTCCGTGTAGGGGACCGCGACTTCCAGATAGGTCATGTTTTGATAATCGACGAAGGTGCGGAAGCGCACGCCGCCGCGGGAAATATCGACCACCTCCACAACCTCGTCCTTCATTCCAAGGCGGCGGATGCAGGCGCGGATATTCTTCATGGCGATTCGCGCATGCTTGCGTTCGTTACCGGTGCGCGGCGCCGCCGGTGGGACAGCCGGCTTGGAAACATCAGCGCCTGACGACACCAACTCCACCTCGAGCACCTGCGCGGGAATGTGCCATGGGGTTTCGTTACCGCACCTCCCGCATGCCAGGTTCACAACGCCAATGTTCTCCAGAACCATCATCTCGACCTCTGAAAGCTCGGAGAGTCGCCGCGTGGCGCAGCGCGAGCACTGCAGCACCGTGCGTCCGGCGCCGGAGATATCCGGTGTCGTGGGAAACTGGACTCCCCAAAATGCGGCGCCCGAAGTAGAAAAGATGTGGATGCCGTAGGCCATCTCCTCATCGCGAATGCCCACCATTCCGACGATGCGGGCAGTGGCCGACTTTTCGTCGAGCAGAAGGCGGACCTGGTTGCCGATGGTAAGGCTGACCGCGGTTATGATCATGCCGCCGTCACGGGTGATGACCTCGGTGCGCGAGGAGGCGGTGAAGTCGCGCCCGGAGCTGTCGACGCCGGCGAGCTGCAAGGGAATGGTGCAATGCACCCGGTGACTGGTGCGCTGCTCGATCTTGGCCGTGCTCGCGGCTTCCCCCGTCTGCGTCATGGCGAAGTCCTTCCGTGAATCAGCAAAGAAGCCGCCGCCAGTCGCGGCGAGAGCGAATTCCGGTCGCGTCTGGCGGCAGCTGACGCAGATGGCGGCAGGGTCGGCGTAGCTCAGTAGCCCATCAAGACGTCGATTTCGTCGGCGATGGCCTGCTCGTCCTCGGGTGAGATTTCGACGAATTCCACGCCGATTCCGACGCCGGGAAGGCAATAGCGCACCTCGGCCCGGGCGTGAATGAGGTAGCCGGAGCGGCTCAGGCTGAACTCCAGCTTGAGCACAGCACCTTCCGGGAAGTGCTGCGGAATGTGGATGAACATGCCGCGCGGACTGATATCGGGAGCGCGTATGGCAATGTGCTCGCTGCGGCCTTCGTACACAATGTTCAAACCGCGATAGGTGGCGTAGCGGTCGAACTCGCGGGCGGGTACGGTGTGTTGCCTGGAATCGGAACTCATGCCGGCGCTCCTTCGGCGCGTTTGCGGGCGATGGGAGCGGCGACCTGGCGGGTGCCCGCGCCGCAGTAGGGACAGAACAGGAACGCGGGCGCCAGCGCGCGACCACAATTCCGGCAACGGACGGTGACCGCGTTATCAAAGGGCACGACGCGCAACACCTCTTCCATGGTCGTGATGCCTTGCTTCACCTTCTCGAGGGAGTCTTCCTGCATCAGTCGCATACCGCCGCTGCGGGCCAGGTTGCGGATCTCCTCATCCCGGGCGCCAGCCCGGATGGCGGAGCGGATCTGCTCGTCCATCAGGAGCAGTTCGTAAATGCCGACCCGGCCCTTGTAACCGGAGTTGTCGCATTCCGTGCACCCGACGGGAACGTAAGCGTTGCTATCGAAATCTACAATGCCGGCGGCGAGCAGCCGCTGGGCGTGGTCCTCGGTCATGGGCGCCATGTCACGGCAGGCACAAAGTTTGCGAACCAGGCGCTGTGCCACCACCGCGGTCACCGAGGCCGCGATCAGGAACGAGGGCACGTTTAAGTCGAGCAGGCGGGTGATGGCCGCGATGCTGTCGTTGGTGTGCAGCGTGGACAGCACCAGGTGGCCGGTCTGCGCCGCTTGCAGGGCGATTTCCGCCGTTTCCTGGTCTCGAATTTCGCCGACCATGATGACGTTGGGATCCTGCCGCAGCATGGAACGCAGGCAGCCGGCGAAGGTCAGCCCGGCTTTGGGATTGACCTGCACCTGGTTGATGTCCTCGATGCGGTACTCAATCGGATCCTCAACCGTGATGATGTTGACCGATGGCGAGCGCAGCGTGTTCAGCGAGGCGTAAAGCGTCGTGCTCTTACCCGACCCGGTAGGGCCGGTAACCAGCATCATGCCCTGGGGCGCGGAAAGAACCTGGGCCATGGCAGCCGCGTTGTCCGGCGCTAAGCCGAGCTTCTCGAAGCCGACCCGGCTGGCGCTGGGGTCCAGCAACCGCATCACGACCTTTTCCCCGGCGTGAGTGGGCAGCGTGGAGACGCGCAAGTCGAGGTTGCTCTTTCCGATCTGCACCAAGAAGCGGCCATCTTGCGGGACGCGGCGCTCGGAGATATCCATGTCGGACAGGATCTTGATGCGCGAGACCAGAAACGATGTCAGTTCGGACGGGATGTGGGTAAGCTCGCGAAGCACACCGTCAACACGGATGCGCACCACCGTGCCCAGAGGCTGCGGCTCGATGTGAATGTCGCTCGCCTTCTTGGTCGCCGCGGCCGACAAGATCGCCGAAACCAGGCGCACGGCCGGGGTCTTCTCGTTGCGGAGCTCGGCCTCGAATTCTTCCATGGCCGCTTTGTTCCGTTCGCTGGAACTGGCGGTGAAGAACTGCATGTCCGAGATATCTACCTGGTCGATAAAGGGAATCGCCTTGGCCGGTATGGCTGCGATATCTTCCTCACTGGGCTCCACTTCTGCATAGCATTTGCGGATGGCTTCTTCGATTTCAGAGCGGAAGCCCAGCCGTGGGACGACATCCATGCCGGTAATAAAGCGGAGCTCGTCCAGGCTCTTCAGGTTCTGCGGCTCCGCCATGACGGCGACAATCCGTCGCCCTTCGATGACCAGCGGCAGAACCACGTAGCGTTCCGCCACCTGCTGCGGCACCAGCTTGAGGACAGCCTTCTCCACGGTAGCGAAACGCGCGTCCACGTAGCGGAATTTGGTGACTTCCTCGAGCGCGGAAACAAGATCTTCTTTGCCCACAAAGTTGCGTTGCAGGAGGAGTTCACCGAGCAGGGAAGAAGTGCCCCCCTTTTCCTGCTGCTCGAGAAGGACCTGATCCAGGTCTTCCGATTTAACGCGTTTGCGTTCGCGGAGAACCTCTCCAAGGCGTTTTTTTCTATGTCCCGACACGGTGCCCCATTATGCCTTAGCGACAGCCGGGAAGCTCTTGCTTAGGCGGCAAAAAAATACCCTATGTCCCGGCTGGCCGCGAGTTTACTGATTTCCACAAAGGGGAGAATATCGCCTGTGAACGCAAAGTGTTCAGGAGTATTTCTTCTTCCTGTAGACAACTTTGAGTCCCTCATTCTCCAAAATGCGGCGAATCTGGTTTTTGGCATGCGTGGCCCAGGGGCCGGCGCTGTCCAGACGAACGTAGGCCCGCCAATGCTGCAGGGCGGCCCTCGACTGGCGCGTCTTCTCATAGGCGAGCGCCAGATTGTAATGTGCGTCGGCATACGTGGGCGCCAACTGGAGCGCCGTCTTGTAAGCCTTGATCGCCTCCGTCACCCGGCCGGTTTCGTCCAACACATTGCCCAAGTCGAAGTAAGCAAGCGCATAGCGTGAATCAGCTGCCACGGCCTTGCGATAATGTGACTCCGCCTTAGCGTAATCCTGACGGTTGTAGTAGAGCGTGCCCAGGTTGATGTAAGCGGCGGCATGGTCAGGATCGAGCTCAAGCACTTTGCGGTAGGCGGCGATCGCTTCACCCTGCGAGTGCGGGTGTTCCTCCAGCGCCACGCCCCGAGCGAAGTATTCCGAGGCGGTTTCGGCGGTGTGTATGCTCTTGACATTGGCGGGCACCACGCGATCGCTGGGGCTGAAATCCATCACAAACTGGCCGCTGGTCGGCTCCAGTGCGTGACCTTCGTGCCGAAATGCGACCCGGGTGCCGGTGGAAAATGTCCCGGCTTCAAGGAGCGGGTTCTCCATGCCGGCTACCTGCTTCAGCATCGCCTGCAACGACTCACGGATGACCGCGGAGCGCACGCGCTTGGCGCGCAGATCGCGAATTTTTTTCATTTGCAGGAGATCAAAAAAAGAATAGCTGTCCGCGACGGCTACCAGTCCGGCTTTTTGCCACTGCGCCAGCTGGCGCGCGGTGATGCGCAGGATGCGAATTACGTCCGCTCGACGATATCGGTGCACTGGGTTCCTAGCGCCAACACCTTGCTTGGAAACACATTATGAAAATGCGGTGGGGCGAACGCAAGGGGAAAGTTTTCCTCACATGTTAATAACTGCCGAGACCAAATACACCGAAGGTCAATAGCACCGCACGTCAGCAGGTCAATAGGGAGCATGGCCCACCGGTTGGCCGTTGTCGCGGCCGCGCTGAACATCGCCGTTGACGTGTTGGCTCACCACGGAAGCAGGATTGTGCTCTTTACGCCTGCCGTCGCGACCGATAGAATCTGAGTCGGGCCGACGTAGCTCAGTTGGTAGAGCAGTCGATTCGTAATCGACAGGTCATCGGTTCAAGTCCGATCGTCGGCTCCAGAAAAAGCTCTTAGCTCTCTGCTTTTGACTGCGGCAGTTTCGCTGCCGGTTTTTCCCAGCCTCTACATTCCTGCTCTTCTCCTGGATCGTTGAAGCTCGCAATCAAATTCAGTGAAGCGTGCAACTGCGGCCGCTCGCTAGAATCTAGCTACGCTAAGAGCCAAGAAGTTTTTTCAAAACGAAAAGGCCACCCGGCAACTCGGGCGGCCTTTTCTTCAAGGGAGAATAGTTCCTTACGGAGGGTTAGCACCGTCAGAAACTTTTTCTGGCGAAATCTTATGTATGGCTAGAGGGGGTGTCAAGGATTTTTTCCAAATTAAATCCCTGTGTTTTCAACAACTTAAGTAAGGTGCGAAAATTGCCATCACCGAAGTGGAAAATGACAGTTTTGCCCGAACGAATATGGCAACTCATTTCAAATCAGTACCTTATCTCCCTCAGGCGAGGCTCGGAACCTAACGCAGCAGCTTCAGTTCGATGATTTCCACGTCCTGGGAGCGATCAAAAACGCGATCGG is part of the Terriglobales bacterium genome and encodes:
- a CDS encoding tetratricopeptide repeat protein, with the protein product MHRYRRADVIRILRITARQLAQWQKAGLVAVADSYSFFDLLQMKKIRDLRAKRVRSAVIRESLQAMLKQVAGMENPLLEAGTFSTGTRVAFRHEGHALEPTSGQFVMDFSPSDRVVPANVKSIHTAETASEYFARGVALEEHPHSQGEAIAAYRKVLELDPDHAAAYINLGTLYYNRQDYAKAESHYRKAVAADSRYALAYFDLGNVLDETGRVTEAIKAYKTALQLAPTYADAHYNLALAYEKTRQSRAALQHWRAYVRLDSAGPWATHAKNQIRRILENEGLKVVYRKKKYS